The following nucleotide sequence is from Fusobacterium periodonticum 1_1_41FAA.
TGTTCCTGCTGCTCCTGGATTACCTTGAACTGTAGAAATTGTTGCTGATGATCCATCTTTTCCATTTAATCCAATAGAACCATCTTTTCCATTGATAGATACTCCATCTTTTCCATTAGCATCTTTTACAGTTATTACTCCATCTTTACCTGGCATTCCTACTGCTACTGTATTAGTATTTACTGTATTAGCTGTTATTGTTTCAGATTTTACATTCTTATCCATCTTAACAACTAATTTTCCACCATTTTCAACTACTTTAATGTTTTCTCCACTATATTCACTATCAGCCTTATTTCCTTCTCCAACAATTTCAAGAGTATCTCCTAATTGTTTGTTTACTGTCGCTCCAGTATTTCCTTTGAAGTTTAGACCTTTATTTATAGTGTTGTTAACATTAGTAACCTTGTTATCAACATCTTTCAATTGAGAAACATTTACTGCATCTGTTGGATTTACACCTGCTGCAACATTTTTAATAACTTTGTCTCCTGCACTAATACCATTTTTTGTTACAGATATATCTTTAGCTCCTGGAGTTGATGAACTTATTGTTATTCCATCTGAGTTAACAACAGTTTTATCCCCAGCTGCATTTGTATATTCAGTACTTCCTGCAGTTATCTTAGTCTTATCTCCTGCTGCATTAGTAAATTCTGCTGAATTTAAGCCTGTTAGATCCTTAGCTAAACTATATTCATAAGTTTGTTTTCCTGTTGTAGGATCTATAGTTTGTTTTACTTTTAAGTTATCTCCAGCTTTAAATTCTACTTCTTGACCATTCTTTACTACAGTTGGAGTTGCTGTTCCAGTTACATTTCCACCTGCAGTAGCCTTCCATCCTGTATTATTTATAGCATTTACAACATCTGTTGCTGTTGCAAGTCCTGGTGTTGACCCTGGAGTTACTTGAGCTTTTCCATCTGTTGTTGGTGCTATTGCTTGTGTTACAGTATCATATTTTACTTTACCTTGTGTATCAACAGTTGCTTTAGTAAAGTTACCATCTTGGAAGTTTAGTCCATCTGATAATTTTACAGTTTGAGCATTTGCTCCATTAGCTGCATATTTTAGAGTAATATTGTTTCCTATAGTTGCAGTATTAACTTTTACTGTTACCTTATCATTGTTAGCCTCAGTAATAATACCATTATCTCCAACTATGTGGAATTTAATTCCACCATTCTTATTCAATTGTTGTGTATTCGTAGATGTTGCTCCATCTCCACCTAAGCTTATAGTATTAGAAGCTAGTTTATATAATTGAGAACCATTTATTGCATCTTTTGATGTTGGTGTAATATCTCCATCTGCTACATTAGTAATCTTCTTATCACCAGCACTGATTCCATCTTTTGTGATAGAAATATTTTTAGCTCCTGGTGTTGCTGGAGTTACTGTCAAACCATCTCCATTTACTACAGTTTTATTTCCACTTGTTGGGTTAATAAATTCTGCTGATTCTAAAGCTTTTAATTGTTTATTTAAACTATAAGTATAGTTATGATTTCCAGCTGCATCTACTACTTGATTAACTATCATGTTATTTCCAGCTATGTATGAAACTGTTGAACCATTCTTAACTAATTGTGCACTTGGTGTTGTTCCTGTTGCAATTTCACCTGTTCCTACTGTTGCTATATTAGCTTTCCATCCTAGATTATTTACAACATTTGCTATATCTTTTGCCGTTGTTAATCCATCTGTTGTTGGTACTGTTGCTTTTCCATCTGTAACTGTGATTCCTTGTGTTACAGTGTCATACTTAACCTCACCGTTTGCTCCTACACTCGCTGTTGTAAATTTACCATTTTTGAAATCTAGTCCATCAGATAATTTTACATCTTTTGCTGTTGCAGCATCTGAATTAGATTTATACTTCAATTTAATGTTTGCACCTATTGTTGAAGTATCTACTCCTACAGTTACTTTATCTCCAGTTGCTTTTGTTACAATTCCATTTTCTCCAACTATATTAAACTTGATTCCTCCTGTTTTATCTAGTTGTTGTGTTGCTGTAACTGAAGCATTATCTCCACCTAATTGGATAGTATTTGTTCCTAATTTAGTTAATTGAGATACATTTACTGCATCTGTTGGATTTACTCCTGGTGCTACATTTTTGATAACTTTATTTCCAGCACTGATTCCATCTTTATCTATTACAACATCATTTGTTCCTGCTGTTGCTCCTGGGATTGTTATCTTCTTAGTAGTTACTGAGTCTAGCCCTACTAAGTCTTTATTTAACTTGTAAGTATATTCTTGTTTTCCAGCTGATAAATCTTGTTTTACTGTTAGATTATCTCCAGCTTTGAATACTACTTCATCCCCTGATTTTACCAATGTTGATGTTGGTGTTCCATCTACATTTCCNNNNNNNNNNNNNNNNNNNNNNNNNNNNNNNNNNNNNNNNNNNNNNNNNNNNNNNNNNNNNNNNNNNNNNNNNNNNNNNNNNNNNNNNNNNNNNNNNNNNNNNNNNNNNNNNNNNNNNNNNNNNNNNNNNNNNNNNNNNNNNNNNNNNNNNNNNNNNNNNNNNNNNNNNNNNNNNNNNNNNNNNNNNNNNNNNNNNNNNNNNNNNNNNNNNNNNNNNNNNNNNNNNNNNNNNNNNNNNNNNNNNNNNNNNNNNNNNNNNNNNNNNNNNNNNNNNNNNNNNNNNNNNNNNNNNNNNNNNNNNNNNNNNNNNNNNNNNNNNNNNNNNNNNNNNNNNNNNNNNNNNNNNNNNNNNNNNNNNNNNNNNNNNNNNNNNNNNNNNNNNNNNNNNNNNNNNNNNNNNNNNNNNNNNNNNNNNNNNNNNNNNNNNNNNNNNNNNNNNNNNNNNNNNNNNNNNNNNNNNNNNNNNNNNNNNNNNNNNNNNNNNNNNNNNNNNNNNNNNNNNNNNNNNNNNNNNNNNNNNNNNNNNNNNNNNNNNNNNNNNNNNNNNNNNNNNNNNNNNNNNNNNNNNNNNNNNNNNNNNNNNNNNNNNNNNNNNNNNNNNNNNNNNNNNNNNNNNNNNNNNNNNNNNNNNNNNNNNNNNNNNNNNNNNNNNNNNNNNNNNNNNNNNNNNNNNNNNNNNNNNNNNNNNNNNNNNNNNNNNNNNNNNNNNNNNNNNNNNNNNNNNNNNNNNNNNNNNNNNNNNNNNNNNNNNCCTGCGTTTGCCTTCCATCCTAGATTATTTAAAGCATTTGCTATATCTTTTGCTGTTGTTAATCCATCTGTTGCTGGTACTGTTGCTTTTCCATCTGTAACTGTGATTCCTTGTGTTACAGTATCGTATTTTACTTTTCCAGCTGTATCAACACTTGCCTTAGTGAATTTACCATCTTGGAAGTTTAGTCCATCTGCTAATGTTACCTCTTGCTTAGGTGTAGCTCCATTTGCTGTGTATTTCAACTTAGAATTTGATCCTATTGTTGCGCTATCTACTTTTACAGTTACTGTTCCATTTTTAGCTTCTGTTGTTATTCCATTTGCCCCAACTATGTCAAACTTGATTCCTCCTGTTTTATCTAGTTGTTGTGTTGCTGTAACTGTTGAATTATCTCCACCTAATTGGATAGTATTTGTTCCTAACTTAGTTAATTGAGATACATTTACTGCATCTGTTGGATTTACTCCTGGCGCTACATTTTTGATAACTTTATTTCCAGCACTGATTCCATCTTTAGTTACTGATATTGGTGCTGTTGCTGGAGTTACTGGATTTATTGTTAAGCCATCTCCATTTATTACTGTCTTATCTCCTGCAGCTGTTTTAAATTCAGCTGATGTCAAGTCTTTTAATTGTTTATTTAACTTGTAAGTGTACTCTTGTTTTCCAGCTGATAAATCTTGTTTTACTGTTATATTATCTCCAGCTTTGAATACTACTTCATCCCCTGATTTTACTAATGTTGATGTTGATGTTCCATCTACATTTCCACCTGCATTTGCCTTCCATCCTAGATTATTTACAACATTTGCTATATCTTTTGCTGTTGTTAATCCATCTGTTGCTGGTACTGTTGCTTTTCCATCTGTAACTGTGATTCCTTGTGTTACAGTGTCATATTTCACTTTTCCAGNNNNNNNNNNNNNNNNNNNNNNNNNNNNNNNNNNNNNNNNNNNNNNNNNNNNNNNNNNNNNNNNNNNNNNNNNNNNNNNNNNNNNNNNNNNNNNNNNNNNNNNNNNNNNNNNNNNNNNNNNNNNNNNNNNNNNNNNNNNNNNNNNNNNNNNNNNNNNNNNNNNNNNNNNNNNNNNNNNNNNNNNNNNNNNNNNNNNNNNNNNNNNNNNNNNNNNNNNNNNNNNNNNNNNNNNNNNNNNNNNNNNNNNNNNNNNNNNNNNNNNNNNNNNNNNNNNNNNNNNNNNNNNNNNNNNNNNNNNNNNNNNNNNNNNNNNNNNNNNNNNNNNNNNNNNNNNNNNNNNNNNNNNNNNNNNNNNNNNNNNNNNNNNNNNNNNNNNNNNNNNNNNNNNNNNNNNNNNNNNNNNNNNNNNNNNNNNNNNNNNNNNNNNNNNNNNNNNNNNNNNNNNNNNNNNNNNNNNNNNNNNNNNNNNNNNNNNNNNNNNNNNNNNNNNNNNNNNNNNNNNNNNNNNNNNNNNNNNNNNNNNNNNNNNNNNNNNNNNNNNNNNNNNNNNNNNNNNNNNNNNNNNNNNNNNNNNNNNNNNNNNNNNNNNNNNNNNNNNNNNNNNNNNNNNNNNNNNNNNNNNNNNNNNNNNNNNNNNNNNNNNNNNNNNNNNNNNNNNNNNNNNNNNNNNNNNNNNNNNNNNNNNNNNNNNNNNNNNNNNNNNNNNNNNNNNNNNNNNNNNNNNNNNNNNNNNNNNNNNNNNNNNNNNNNNNNNNNNNNNNNNNNNNNNNNNNNNNNNNNNNNNNNNNNNNNNNNNNNNNNNNNNNNNNNNNNNNNNNNNNNNNNNNNNNNNNNNNNNNNNNNNNNNNNNNNNNNNNNNNNNNNNNNNNNNNNNNNNNNNNNNNNNNNNNNNNNNNNNNNNNNNNNNNNNNNNNNNNNNNNNNNNNNNNNNNNNNNNNNNNNNNNNNNNNNNNNNNNNNNNNNNNNNNNNNNNNNNNNNNNNNNNNNNNNNNNNNNNNNNNNNNNNNNNNNNNNNNNNNNNNNNNNNNNNNNNNNNNNNNNNNNNNNNNNNNNNNNNNNNNNNNNNNNNNNNNNNNNNNNNNNNNNNNNNNNNNNNNNNNNNNNNNNNNNNNNNNNNNNNNNNNNNNNNNNNNNNNNNNNNNNNNNNNNNNNNNNNNNNNNNNNNNNNNNNNNNNNNNNNNNNNNNNNNNNNNNNNNNNNNNNNNNNNNNNNNNNNNNNNNNNNNNNNNNNNNNNNNNNNNNNNNNNNNNNNNNNNNNNNNNNNNNNNNNNNNNNNNNNNNNNNNNNNNNNNNNNNNNNNNNNNNNNNNNNNNNNNNNNNNNNNNNNNNNNNNNNNNNNNNNNNNNNNNNNNNNNNNNNNNNNNNNNNNNNNNNNNNNNNNNNNNNNNNNNNNNNNNNNNNNNNNNNNNNNNNNNNNNNNNNNNNNNNNNNNNNNNNNNNNNNNNNNNNNNNNNNNNNNNNNNNNNNNNNNNNNNNNNNNNNNNNNNNNNNNNNNNNNNNNNNNNNNNNNNNNNNNNNNNNNNNNNNNNNNNNNNNNNNNNNNNNNNNNNNNNNNNNNNNNNNNNNNNNNNNNNNNNNNNNNCCTGCATTTGCTTTCCATCCTAGATTATTTACAACATTTGCTATATCTTTTGCTGTTGTCAATCCATCTGTTGCTGGTACTGTTGCTTTTCCATTTGTAACTGTGATTCCTTGTGTTACAGTGTCATATTTTACTTTTCCAGCTGTATCTACACTTGCCTTAGTAAATTTTCCATCTTGGAAGTTTAGTCCATCTGCTAATGAAACTTCTTGTTTAGGTGTAGTTCCATTCGCTGTATAGCTTATCTTAGTAGCTTGTGATATCTTAGATGTATCCGCTGATATTGTAAATTCTTTTCCACTTTGTGTTATCTTTACTCCAGCTCCATCTTTAAATACTACTTCATCTCCACCTTTTACTGTTTCTGCTGGATTACTATTAGCTTTTACTTTCCAAGCTGCTGTATCTTTTATTACATCTTTTCCTGCATTTGTTATATTAGATAAATTCTTATCTGCTTTATTATTTATGTTATCTTTTACTGCTTGCGCTAATCCTACTTTTACTTGGTCTCCACTTGCTACTGTTACTATTTCATCTGTTGTTCCTACAACATTGAATTTTAGTCCACCAGATTTTGATAATTTTTGTCCAGTAGTTGATGATGCATTATCTCCACCTAATTTGATTTCATTGTCTCCAATTTTATCTAGTTGGCTCTTGTTTACTGCATCTGTTGGATTTACTCCTGGCGCTACATTTTTGATAACTTTATTTCCAGCACTGATTCCATCTTTATTTATTACAACATCATTTGTTCCTGGTGTTGCTCCTGGGATTGTAATAGTTTTAGTTGTTACTGAATCTAGTCCTGTTAAATCTTTATTTAAACTATATGTATATTTGTGATCTCCAGATGTTACATCTTGTTTTACTGTTAAGTTATCTCCAGCTACATAAGTTACTGTTGATCCATTTTTTACTAGTTGCGCACTTGGTGTTCCAGTTTTTGCTCCTGTTCCTATTGCTTCTGCATTTGCCTTCCATCCCGCATTATTTATTGCATTTGCAACATCATTTGCTGTCACTAGATTATTTGTTGCTGGTGTATTTACTTTTCCATCTGTTGATGTTAATGATGTTGTTTTTACATCATATTTTACTGCTCCATTGGCTCCNNNNNNNNNNNNNNNNNNNNNNNNNNNNNNNNNNNNNNNNNNNNNNNNNNNNNNNNNNNNNNNNNNNNNNNNNNNNNNNNNNNNNNNNNNNNNNNNNNNNNNNNNNNNNNNNNNNNNNNNNNNNNNNNNNNNNNNNNNNNNNNNNNNNNNNNNNNNNNNNNNNNNNNNNNNNNNNNNNNNNNNNNNNNNNNNNNNNNNNNNNNNNNNNNNNNNNNNNNNNNNNNNNNNNNNNNNNNNNNNNNNNNNNNNNNNNNNNNNNNNNNNNNNNNNNNNNNNNNNNNNNNNNNNNNNNNNNNNNNNNNNNNNNNNNNNNNNNNNNNNNN
It contains:
- a CDS encoding YadA family autotransporter adhesin; translated protein: GNVDGTPTSTLVKSGDEVVFKAGDNLTVKQDLSAGKQEYTYKLNKDLVGLDSVTTKKITIPGATAGTNDVVIDKDGISAGNKVIKNVAPGVNPTDAVNVSQLTKLGTNTIQLGGDNASVTATQQLDKTGGIKFNIVGENGIVTKATGDKVTVGVDTSTIGANIKLKYKSNSDAATAKDVKLSDGLDFKNGKFTTASVGANGEVKYDTVTQGITVTDGKATVPTTDGLTTAKDIANVVNNLGWKANIATVGTGEIATGTTPSAQLVKNGSTVSYIAGNNMIVNQVVDAAGNHNYTYSLNKQLKALESAEFINPTSGNKTVVNGDGLTVTPATPGAKNISITKDGISAGDKKITNVADGDITPTSKDAINGSQLYKLASNTISLGGDGATSTNTQQLNKNGGIKFHIVGDNGIITEANNDKVTVKVNTATIGNNITLKYAANGANAQTVKLSDGLNFQDGNFTKATVDTQGKVKYDTVTQAIAPTTDGKAQVTPGSTPGLATATDVVNAINNTGWKATAGGNVTGTATPTVVKNGQEVEFKAGDNLKVKQTIDPTTGKQTYEYSLAKDLTGLNSAEFTNAAGDKTKITAGSTEYTNAAGDKTVVNSDGITISSSTPGAKDISVTKNGISAGDKVIKNVAAGVNPTDAVNVSQLKDVDNKVTNVNNTINKGLNFKGNTGATVNKQLGDTLEIVGEGNKADSEYSGENIKVVENGGKLVVKMDKNVKSETITANTVNTNTVAVGMPGKDGVITVKDANGKDGVSINGKDGSIGLNGKDGSSATISTVQGNPGAAGTPGSTMDRIQYTDKSGTPHQVATLDDGMKYGGDTGAVINKKLNQQVNVVGGITDTNKLSTKDNIGVVSDGSNNLKVRLAKDLDGLESVTVKNASGNSTVVNGNGVTITSPSGDTVSLSDKGLDNGGNVIKNVAAGKDGTDAVNVDQLNKTVSNVVNAAGDAVAQVNNKVDKLGDRVNKGLAGAAAMAGLEFMDIGINQATVAAAVGGYRGTHAVAVGVQAAPTENTRINAKVAMTPGSRTETMYSIGASYRFNWR